The [Bacillus] selenitireducens MLS10 genome includes a region encoding these proteins:
- a CDS encoding glycosyltransferase has translation MVYLAWITVILWGLVLIDTWIGFRRFPKLDSFRETVLSPADRSGRVSVIVAARNEEDAIYESVKSQLTSTWPGVEWILVNDRSTDATGEKMDELARQDSRIRVVHVRDLPEGWLGKNHAMHCGYEEATGSALLFTDADVMFRPHTIEGAMACKKTTGARHVTMTPEMTVKTFWTQAFVHFFLFGFSYYKRPWKANDDRSKIALGIGAFNLIDREAYEAIGTHRAIRLRPDDDLMLGVRVKAAGMRQRAIDGTGGLSVEWYPSLKEAVKGLEKNTFAGLHYSWLMVLFALSGVFVSQVLPFIGVLFHEGSARWVYLAAVVLMLIIYVKTSFAPWKKALKTFTVFPLSALIFIYTLIRAVLKTVIRGGIEWRGTFYSLKELKKQRNL, from the coding sequence ATGGTTTATCTGGCATGGATCACGGTCATTTTGTGGGGCCTGGTTCTGATCGATACATGGATCGGTTTTCGCCGGTTCCCAAAGCTTGACTCATTCCGGGAGACGGTTCTTTCCCCGGCTGACAGGTCTGGGCGTGTGTCCGTGATTGTGGCTGCGAGAAATGAAGAAGACGCCATTTACGAGAGTGTCAAGAGTCAGCTGACTTCGACCTGGCCGGGTGTCGAGTGGATCCTCGTCAATGACCGTTCAACGGATGCGACAGGAGAGAAGATGGATGAGCTTGCAAGACAGGACAGCCGCATCAGGGTGGTGCACGTGAGGGACCTCCCGGAAGGGTGGCTCGGAAAGAACCATGCCATGCATTGCGGATATGAAGAAGCGACAGGTTCGGCTCTTTTGTTTACGGATGCGGATGTGATGTTTCGACCGCATACAATCGAAGGGGCCATGGCCTGCAAAAAAACGACTGGAGCCCGGCATGTGACGATGACGCCGGAAATGACGGTAAAGACGTTTTGGACACAGGCCTTCGTGCATTTTTTCCTGTTCGGGTTCTCTTATTATAAACGTCCCTGGAAAGCGAACGATGACAGGAGTAAGATCGCCCTTGGGATCGGTGCTTTTAATCTGATTGACCGAGAAGCCTATGAAGCCATTGGGACCCACCGGGCGATCCGGCTCCGTCCGGATGATGATCTGATGCTCGGGGTGAGGGTCAAGGCGGCGGGGATGCGTCAGCGCGCCATTGACGGAACCGGCGGTCTTTCTGTGGAATGGTATCCTTCGTTAAAAGAAGCAGTCAAGGGGCTTGAGAAAAACACGTTCGCCGGTCTGCACTATTCCTGGCTGATGGTCCTCTTTGCCCTCTCAGGAGTCTTCGTGTCACAGGTCCTGCCGTTTATCGGCGTTCTGTTTCATGAAGGAAGCGCGCGGTGGGTGTACCTTGCAGCCGTTGTCCTGATGCTCATTATCTATGTGAAGACATCGTTTGCCCCGTGGAAGAAGGCACTGAAGACCTTCACCGTCTTTCCACTGAGTGCCCTCATCTTTATATATACGCTGATCCGTGCCGTACTCAAGACCGTCATCCGTGGCGGCATTGAATGGCGGGGAACGTTCTATTCCCTGAAGGAGCTGAAAAAGCAGCGGAACCTCTGA
- the aroQ gene encoding type II 3-dehydroquinate dehydratase has product MKNIVVLHGVNLNMFGKRDPSVYGTATLEDINSRLRGLADELDLSVEIFQTNHEGEMVERIHAAHESGADGVLINAGAWTHYSYAIRDALAILDAPILEVHMSNIHAREPFRHHSVIAELASGQIAGLGVDSYLLGLRAVHRLVSE; this is encoded by the coding sequence ATGAAGAACATTGTCGTCTTGCACGGAGTGAATTTAAATATGTTTGGCAAGCGTGACCCGTCGGTGTACGGGACCGCCACGCTCGAAGACATCAACAGCCGTCTTCGCGGTCTGGCTGATGAACTCGACCTCAGCGTTGAGATCTTTCAGACGAATCATGAAGGCGAGATGGTGGAGCGGATCCATGCCGCGCATGAGTCGGGGGCGGATGGTGTCCTGATCAATGCCGGGGCATGGACTCACTACAGCTATGCAATCCGTGACGCGCTGGCTATTCTGGATGCGCCGATTCTCGAGGTCCATATGTCGAACATTCATGCACGGGAGCCGTTTCGGCATCATTCCGTGATTGCTGAACTCGCGTCAGGGCAAATCGCCGGTCTCGGGGTCGACAGCTATCTCCTTGGACTCAGGGCCGTTCACAGGCTCGTCAGTGAGTAA
- a CDS encoding shikimate kinase: MQKSSTIVLIGFMGVGKTTVGEVLARKTGRPFTDTDDAIVEAFGGMPIPEIFRTYGEPAFRKKEREVITSLVEEKEGVLSLGGGAFKQESIRDLCLQKATVVYLDMTFERWKERLGDLVDSRPLLQGKSMEEIESFFYERRSLYQDHHIHTKTDDLSPEEVAEVILRDFR; encoded by the coding sequence ATGCAAAAATCATCAACCATTGTTCTGATTGGCTTCATGGGAGTCGGCAAGACCACGGTCGGCGAGGTACTCGCAAGAAAAACAGGACGTCCTTTTACCGATACGGATGACGCGATCGTCGAAGCATTCGGGGGAATGCCGATTCCGGAGATTTTCCGTACCTATGGGGAACCGGCCTTTCGGAAGAAGGAACGGGAGGTCATAACGTCCCTTGTGGAAGAGAAAGAAGGGGTTCTGTCCCTTGGCGGCGGTGCATTTAAGCAAGAATCGATCCGGGACCTCTGTCTTCAAAAGGCAACCGTCGTTTATTTGGACATGACGTTTGAGCGTTGGAAAGAGCGTCTTGGTGATCTGGTCGACAGCCGTCCGCTACTGCAAGGGAAGTCAATGGAGGAGATCGAATCCTTTTTTTATGAAAGGCGGTCGCTCTATCAGGACCATCACATCCATACGAAAACCGATGATTTGAGTCCGGAGGAAGTAGCGGAAGTAATTCTGCGCGATTTTCGCTGA
- a CDS encoding transcription repressor NadR produces MKLTARERRNELIRILQKQREEPITGSHLAETFKISRELLTQDMALLKAGGHPVLATSHGYVWRGAPNDRQYKRIIVCRHSPEESQKELNILVDHGITVKDVMIEHPVYGELTGHIMVKSRKDAACFVNRMEQEQATYLMELTGGIHLHTLEAPCEDDFDAAVKALDEAGILVKPD; encoded by the coding sequence ATGAAATTGACAGCGAGAGAACGCAGAAATGAACTGATCCGGATTCTTCAGAAGCAGCGTGAAGAACCGATCACAGGCAGTCATCTTGCAGAGACGTTCAAGATCAGCCGTGAGCTTCTCACCCAGGACATGGCGCTGTTAAAAGCCGGGGGGCACCCTGTACTGGCTACGAGTCACGGCTATGTGTGGCGGGGTGCACCGAATGACCGGCAGTACAAACGGATTATCGTCTGCAGGCACAGCCCTGAGGAATCACAGAAGGAGCTGAACATTCTCGTGGATCACGGCATCACGGTGAAGGATGTCATGATCGAACATCCGGTATACGGTGAGCTGACGGGCCATATTATGGTCAAATCCAGGAAAGATGCGGCGTGCTTTGTCAACCGGATGGAACAGGAACAGGCGACCTATCTGATGGAGCTGACCGGAGGCATTCATTTGCATACCCTCGAAGCACCTTGTGAGGATGATTTCGACGCAGCGGTGAAAGCCCTTGACGAAGCGGGTATTCTCGTGAAACCTGATTGA
- a CDS encoding PQQ-dependent sugar dehydrogenase: MNRLYRFLAAVTAVPIIAACADNGGNEPDEPTIDVENEANGESEVNDNVGVDTEDEAVNEHGGNNGENEVSGEEANGMIPIAEMTTGDWTVETVAESLDVPWSLQKADSVYYLTDRDGHVLEVTDGDVSRFELETSDPVAHEGEGGLLGFLLSEDFASSGEGFAYYTYQGPSALENRVVTVERQNGAWVETDILLDGISGDRIHNGGRLAVGPDDHLYVTTGDANVPSLSQDENNLAGKILRMTQDGEVPDDNPFGDSYVYSTGHRNPQGLSWLSNGTMYASEHGPTAQDEINLIEPGNNYGWPEIEGDESAEGMEDPAIHSGTDTTWAPSGTAVYDDYLLVTGLRGSALYLYDEAAHEMREIFDGEGRLRDVYVDGDSIYVLTNNTDGRGNPAPNDDRILRLTWNGEQ, encoded by the coding sequence TTGAACAGACTTTACAGGTTTCTCGCAGCAGTGACTGCGGTTCCGATCATCGCCGCATGTGCCGATAACGGTGGAAATGAACCCGATGAACCGACCATTGATGTGGAGAATGAAGCGAACGGCGAATCAGAAGTGAATGACAACGTCGGGGTTGACACGGAGGATGAAGCGGTCAATGAGCATGGAGGGAATAACGGAGAGAACGAAGTTTCAGGGGAAGAGGCCAACGGCATGATCCCCATCGCTGAGATGACAACAGGAGACTGGACCGTGGAGACCGTCGCCGAATCCCTCGACGTCCCATGGTCTTTACAGAAAGCGGACAGCGTGTACTACCTGACGGACCGGGACGGTCATGTCCTTGAGGTGACGGACGGGGACGTCAGCCGTTTTGAACTCGAGACATCAGACCCTGTGGCCCATGAAGGGGAAGGGGGTCTCCTCGGCTTTCTTCTCTCGGAGGATTTTGCGTCAAGCGGTGAAGGGTTTGCCTATTACACGTATCAGGGACCGTCTGCCCTTGAGAACAGGGTCGTCACCGTTGAACGGCAAAACGGTGCATGGGTGGAGACGGACATCCTCCTCGACGGTATTTCGGGTGACCGGATCCATAACGGCGGCCGGCTGGCCGTTGGTCCGGACGATCACCTCTATGTCACGACCGGTGATGCCAATGTCCCTTCACTCAGTCAGGATGAGAACAATCTTGCCGGGAAGATTCTCAGAATGACACAGGACGGGGAAGTTCCTGATGATAATCCGTTTGGGGATTCCTATGTGTATTCGACGGGACACCGGAACCCGCAGGGCCTTTCCTGGCTCTCGAACGGCACGATGTATGCCTCAGAACACGGGCCCACCGCCCAGGACGAGATCAACCTGATCGAACCCGGCAATAATTACGGGTGGCCCGAGATTGAAGGGGATGAATCCGCCGAAGGCATGGAAGATCCGGCGATCCACAGTGGCACCGATACCACATGGGCCCCGTCAGGCACGGCCGTGTATGACGATTATCTCCTCGTAACCGGCTTGAGAGGGAGTGCGCTTTATCTCTACGATGAAGCCGCGCATGAGATGCGGGAGATCTTTGACGGGGAAGGCCGTCTGAGAGATGTGTACGTCGATGGTGACAGCATTTATGTCCTGACGAACAATACCGACGGCAGGGGCAATCCTGCACCGAACGATGACCGGATTCTCCGACTCACCTGGAACGGTGAGCAGTAG
- a CDS encoding iron-containing alcohol dehydrogenase yields the protein MFYEAACRGVQYSLKTVAPIMPWKEPELLMGEHALDQLPRRIAKEGINKVLIVTDRGIIDTGMTDTLKASLALHNIEFAIYADTVPNPTVNNVEEARTLYEAAGCEGIVAIGGGSPIDCAKAVGARIARPRTSLAAMKGLLRVLKKTPFIAVIPTTAGTGSEATIASVISDPATHEKYALMDHVLLPDVAVLDPLLTVGLPGHITAMTGMDALTHAIEAHLNRGVPDTVRAMSLEAIDLILTYLPIAYQDGENVFARKQMQYAAYLAGSAFTRGYVGYVHALAHPLSGFYQLPHGLANAIILPHVLRYYGEPAWSRMAEISDFAGLSKDHTTDEEKAAALIDAIVHLNRALHIPDHTTVIQDAHIAEMAKRAEKEANPLYPVPVILRQEALKELYEIIRQPGSVPAP from the coding sequence ATGTTTTATGAAGCTGCCTGCAGAGGGGTGCAATATTCACTGAAAACCGTCGCGCCGATTATGCCCTGGAAAGAGCCCGAACTGCTGATGGGGGAACACGCCCTCGACCAGCTGCCAAGAAGGATTGCGAAAGAAGGGATCAACAAGGTCCTGATCGTCACAGACCGCGGTATCATCGACACCGGTATGACGGATACACTCAAAGCCTCTCTCGCCCTGCACAACATTGAATTCGCCATCTATGCGGACACCGTCCCGAATCCGACAGTGAACAATGTGGAGGAAGCACGCACGCTTTATGAAGCAGCCGGCTGTGAAGGGATTGTCGCCATCGGCGGTGGCTCTCCCATCGACTGCGCGAAGGCCGTCGGCGCCAGGATCGCAAGACCGCGTACATCACTCGCCGCCATGAAAGGGCTTCTCCGGGTATTAAAAAAGACGCCGTTTATCGCCGTGATCCCGACGACGGCGGGAACCGGAAGCGAAGCGACGATTGCGTCGGTCATCTCAGATCCTGCAACCCATGAGAAATACGCGCTGATGGATCACGTCCTGCTTCCTGACGTCGCAGTCCTCGATCCGCTGCTCACCGTCGGATTGCCCGGACACATCACCGCCATGACCGGCATGGATGCGTTGACCCATGCCATTGAAGCCCACCTGAACCGGGGTGTGCCGGATACAGTCCGGGCGATGTCCCTTGAAGCCATTGACCTGATCCTGACGTACTTGCCGATCGCTTATCAGGACGGAGAAAATGTGTTTGCACGTAAACAGATGCAATACGCCGCCTATTTGGCCGGCAGTGCGTTTACGAGGGGGTACGTCGGCTATGTACATGCACTCGCCCATCCGTTAAGCGGCTTTTATCAGCTGCCGCACGGACTGGCAAACGCCATCATTCTTCCCCATGTTCTCCGCTATTACGGCGAACCTGCCTGGAGTCGGATGGCGGAGATCAGTGACTTCGCCGGCCTCAGCAAGGACCATACCACAGATGAAGAAAAAGCGGCTGCCCTGATTGACGCCATTGTCCATTTGAACCGAGCGCTGCATATTCCTGATCACACGACGGTGATTCAGGATGCGCATATCGCCGAGATGGCCAAACGCGCGGAAAAAGAAGCCAATCCCCTCTATCCTGTCCCTGTGATCCTTCGGCAGGAAGCGCTGAAAGAGCTCTATGAGATCATCAGACAGCCCGGGAGCGTCCCGGCTCCATAG
- a CDS encoding DUF1858 domain-containing protein translates to MGRGTVDLAKTVLELCEEHEDFKDTMHVIGFEQITKPGMLQSMGRIMTIPKGCRAKGRDLGDVIRQLEEMGYDVVETPKTGGEQR, encoded by the coding sequence ATGGGAAGAGGAACCGTTGATTTAGCCAAAACGGTCTTGGAATTGTGTGAGGAACATGAGGACTTTAAGGATACGATGCATGTCATCGGGTTTGAACAGATTACAAAACCAGGCATGCTGCAGTCGATGGGCCGGATCATGACGATTCCGAAGGGTTGCCGGGCGAAAGGGAGAGATCTCGGTGACGTCATCAGGCAGCTTGAAGAGATGGGGTATGACGTGGTGGAGACGCCAAAAACAGGGGGCGAACAGCGATGA
- a CDS encoding DUF438 domain-containing protein encodes MSEVLNNREVMTAERTDKQEKLKQIIKKLHDGASVEDVKQEFEDTVGSISVAEISQMEHALMEEENIPVKEVQRLCSVHTEVFKGSIDQIHGADGESFEPGHPVHTFMLENRELEHRTGFSLSLHKDRFVSEPNEENRSRLLADLTELLQVDVHYSRKENLVFPYMEKYGIYGPTTVMWGVQDTIREAIKETRALLMEEAIPPVDVISEKVSFIIDEITEMIFKEENILFPMAMQHLTEDEWLKIEREGNVIGYMFIEEPKAWKPERADLGSGEDFLKDGTIQLETGILNIEQLELMMNHLPLDITYIDEHDIVRYYSHGKDPIFARTKTVIGRSVQNCHPPKSAHLVEDLLDAFKSGAKDTEDFWIPFRGRYIHIRYFAVRDEDCAYRGTLEMKQDIAPIQKIEGEKRLMSE; translated from the coding sequence ATGAGCGAAGTATTGAATAACCGTGAAGTCATGACGGCGGAACGGACGGACAAACAGGAAAAGCTGAAGCAGATCATCAAAAAGCTCCATGACGGGGCATCTGTTGAGGACGTGAAGCAGGAGTTTGAAGACACCGTCGGAAGCATCAGTGTGGCGGAGATTTCGCAGATGGAGCATGCGCTGATGGAAGAAGAAAACATTCCGGTCAAAGAGGTGCAGCGGCTCTGCTCTGTGCATACGGAAGTTTTTAAAGGATCGATTGATCAGATTCACGGCGCAGACGGCGAGTCATTCGAACCCGGTCATCCGGTGCATACCTTCATGCTTGAAAACAGAGAACTGGAGCACCGTACGGGTTTCAGCCTGAGCCTGCATAAAGACCGCTTCGTAAGCGAACCGAACGAAGAGAACCGCAGCCGGCTTTTGGCCGACCTGACGGAGCTCTTGCAGGTGGACGTGCACTACAGCCGCAAGGAAAACCTCGTTTTCCCGTATATGGAGAAGTACGGCATCTACGGTCCGACGACGGTCATGTGGGGGGTTCAGGATACGATCCGTGAAGCCATCAAAGAAACGAGGGCGCTTTTGATGGAGGAGGCGATCCCGCCGGTGGATGTGATTTCAGAAAAGGTGAGTTTCATCATTGATGAGATTACGGAAATGATTTTTAAAGAAGAAAACATCCTTTTTCCGATGGCGATGCAGCATCTGACCGAAGACGAGTGGCTGAAGATCGAGCGGGAAGGCAATGTCATCGGCTATATGTTCATTGAAGAACCAAAAGCCTGGAAGCCGGAACGGGCGGATCTCGGTTCGGGGGAAGATTTCCTGAAAGACGGCACGATTCAGCTTGAAACCGGGATTTTGAATATCGAACAGCTTGAGCTGATGATGAACCACCTGCCACTCGACATTACCTACATCGACGAGCACGACATCGTCCGGTATTATTCACACGGCAAGGATCCGATTTTTGCCCGGACGAAAACGGTCATCGGCCGCTCGGTTCAGAACTGTCATCCGCCTAAGAGTGCCCACCTTGTTGAAGACTTGCTCGACGCCTTCAAGTCGGGTGCGAAAGATACGGAAGACTTCTGGATTCCGTTTCGCGGGCGCTATATTCACATTCGCTATTTCGCAGTCCGAGATGAGGACTGCGCCTACCGCGGCACGCTTGAAATGAAGCAGGATATCGCGCCGATCCAGAAGATCGAAGGAGAAAAGCGCCTGATGAGTGAATAG
- the ric gene encoding iron-sulfur cluster repair di-iron protein, with translation MTIQPNSLVKDLVIQIPGADDLFKHNRIDFCCNGNRPLDEAAGEKNVDVDELTEKLEALAEQAKQRKAATTFAWEDIRTAKLIDHIVFHHHDFLREEFQELTFYVNKIDKVHGPDQPFLIEVNRLFEELKADMLEHVHQEEEALFPAIIHYEETKTEEAYQAVIDQLQGFEDEHSKTGDLLRQIRETANDYVTPESACMTFRRTFNRLEAIESDTFQHIHLENNILFPRVVEPTTV, from the coding sequence ATGACTATTCAGCCAAACAGCCTTGTCAAAGATCTTGTGATTCAGATTCCCGGAGCGGACGACTTATTCAAACACAACCGGATCGATTTCTGTTGCAACGGAAACCGTCCGCTTGACGAAGCAGCCGGGGAAAAGAACGTCGACGTCGATGAGCTGACAGAGAAACTCGAAGCACTCGCCGAACAGGCCAAGCAGCGAAAAGCCGCGACGACCTTTGCCTGGGAAGACATCCGCACAGCGAAACTCATCGATCATATCGTCTTCCATCATCATGATTTCCTGCGTGAAGAGTTTCAGGAACTGACCTTTTACGTTAACAAGATTGACAAGGTACACGGTCCGGATCAGCCTTTCCTGATCGAAGTGAACCGCCTTTTTGAAGAATTAAAGGCGGATATGCTTGAGCACGTGCATCAGGAAGAAGAAGCGCTCTTCCCGGCGATCATTCACTATGAAGAAACGAAGACGGAAGAAGCGTATCAGGCCGTCATCGATCAACTCCAGGGCTTTGAAGATGAACACAGTAAAACCGGCGATCTCCTCCGCCAGATCAGGGAGACGGCCAATGATTACGTGACCCCTGAATCGGCGTGCATGACGTTCAGACGGACGTTCAACCGCCTTGAGGCGATTGAATCCGACACCTTTCAGCATATTCACCTGGAGAACAACATTCTCTTCCCGAGAGTGGTGGAACCGACAACCGTATAA
- a CDS encoding RNA polymerase sigma factor, translating to MTDDALIQAILEGDDQAVETLHSRYVDQLFSYVLSQVNDYHDAQELLQDILFKVMKHLHDFTGDAVFKTWMYTIARNRVIDYYRGKAKREKEQPAETDVLEAKSGESGSAERTAVANSQVAAIHDELKELPADYHDVLYLRFIEEFSVKETASIMKRTSFSVKALQRRARNELAKRLEGEVTAHE from the coding sequence ATGACAGATGACGCATTGATTCAGGCGATTCTTGAGGGCGATGATCAGGCAGTGGAAACCCTTCACAGCCGGTACGTGGATCAGCTGTTCAGCTATGTGCTTTCTCAGGTGAATGATTACCACGATGCACAGGAGCTCTTACAGGATATTCTCTTTAAGGTGATGAAACATCTCCATGATTTTACCGGCGATGCAGTGTTTAAGACGTGGATGTATACCATTGCAAGAAACCGGGTGATCGATTATTACCGGGGAAAGGCAAAGCGGGAGAAAGAACAGCCTGCAGAGACGGACGTCCTTGAGGCGAAGAGCGGGGAATCGGGTTCCGCGGAACGGACGGCTGTGGCAAACAGTCAGGTGGCGGCGATTCATGATGAACTCAAAGAACTTCCGGCTGATTATCATGACGTGCTTTACTTGAGATTCATCGAGGAGTTCTCGGTAAAGGAGACGGCGTCGATCATGAAACGGACATCTTTTTCCGTGAAAGCCCTGCAAAGAAGGGCGCGGAATGAACTGGCAAAACGTCTCGAAGGGGAGGTAACGGCTCATGAATAG
- a CDS encoding MBL fold metallo-hydrolase, translated as MFLKYFYDDALAQASYMVACQKTGEAAVIDPSRNLKPYFDTAEQEELTITKVFETHIHADFVSGAKEMAERAMATIYYSEENGGDEFGTYQWPAHLETVGIKDGDEIHMGNVTLKGLHTPGHTPEHMSFILTDGAASDEPIGIFTGDFLFVGDVGRPDLLEKSVGVQDSAKKGAKQMFQSLQRLNDFDPSLQIWPGHGAGSACGKSLGSIPTTTLGYEFKTNPALKPDNEADFADFLLADQPTPPAYFGIMKQVNKTGAGLLAEQTTPFRYGANTKKVKHLLGQDVTMIDTRSRESFAASHIPGTLNVPYDSQFANWMGSLVSYDRDVYFIAEDHHFDGIREAMNAIGLDRTSGYFSPLVIEQYEMEEGTGDYPIIPPETAQEMHQSGELTILDIRERYEYEAEHVEGARHLVINDIPGTDPDQLPNGPVAVYCGSGQRSAIAAGLLKEKGVDVRNIKGGFMRWKQEQRPTEQHAKTAGH; from the coding sequence ATGTTTTTGAAATATTTCTATGATGATGCACTCGCACAGGCCTCCTATATGGTGGCGTGTCAAAAAACCGGTGAAGCGGCGGTGATCGACCCTTCACGCAACCTGAAGCCGTATTTTGACACGGCGGAACAGGAAGAACTGACGATCACAAAAGTGTTTGAAACGCATATTCACGCCGATTTCGTCTCCGGCGCGAAAGAAATGGCCGAACGGGCGATGGCCACGATTTACTATTCGGAAGAAAACGGCGGGGACGAGTTCGGCACCTATCAGTGGCCCGCTCATCTCGAAACCGTCGGCATAAAGGATGGGGATGAGATCCATATGGGCAACGTCACCCTGAAAGGACTTCACACGCCCGGACACACGCCGGAGCATATGAGCTTTATCCTGACGGACGGAGCCGCATCCGACGAACCGATCGGCATTTTCACCGGCGACTTTCTCTTCGTCGGGGACGTCGGACGTCCGGATCTTCTGGAGAAATCCGTTGGTGTCCAGGATTCCGCGAAAAAAGGTGCGAAGCAGATGTTTCAGTCCCTGCAGCGCCTGAACGATTTCGATCCTTCCCTGCAAATTTGGCCCGGCCACGGTGCCGGAAGCGCCTGCGGGAAATCACTCGGTTCCATTCCGACGACGACTCTCGGCTATGAGTTCAAGACGAACCCGGCGTTAAAACCGGACAATGAAGCCGACTTCGCGGATTTCCTGCTCGCCGATCAGCCGACTCCGCCTGCCTATTTCGGTATCATGAAACAGGTCAACAAAACCGGCGCAGGCCTGCTCGCGGAACAGACAACACCCTTTCGCTACGGTGCCAATACGAAGAAGGTGAAGCATCTCCTCGGGCAGGACGTCACGATGATCGACACGCGTTCGAGAGAATCCTTCGCCGCATCCCATATCCCCGGGACCCTGAATGTGCCCTATGATTCACAGTTCGCCAACTGGATGGGGTCCCTCGTCTCCTATGACAGGGATGTGTACTTCATCGCAGAAGATCATCACTTCGACGGCATCCGTGAAGCGATGAATGCCATCGGGCTTGACCGGACGTCCGGCTACTTCTCCCCGCTCGTCATCGAGCAGTACGAAATGGAAGAAGGCACCGGCGATTATCCGATCATCCCGCCTGAAACCGCTCAGGAGATGCATCAGTCCGGCGAGCTGACCATTCTCGATATCCGGGAGCGCTATGAATATGAGGCAGAACATGTCGAAGGCGCACGTCACCTCGTCATCAATGACATTCCGGGTACAGACCCGGATCAGCTGCCGAACGGTCCTGTTGCCGTGTACTGCGGCTCCGGCCAGCGTTCGGCGATTGCCGCTGGTCTTCTGAAGGAAAAGGGCGTCGACGTCCGCAACATCAAAGGCGGCTTTATGCGCTGGAAACAGGAACAGCGCCCCACTGAACAGCATGCAAAAACAGCCGGTCACTGA
- a CDS encoding zinc ribbon domain-containing protein yields MALTPCPECGHSVSTRAKSCPNCGYPFMETRQAPPIIQEPHHEPERESGIGFWGVVGAVVIAILLVSWL; encoded by the coding sequence ATGGCGTTAACACCGTGTCCGGAATGCGGGCATTCCGTGTCTACAAGAGCAAAGAGCTGTCCGAACTGCGGCTATCCTTTTATGGAAACCCGGCAGGCGCCGCCGATTATTCAGGAACCGCACCACGAACCGGAGCGGGAGTCCGGGATCGGTTTTTGGGGCGTGGTCGGGGCAGTGGTGATTGCGATCCTGCTCGTTTCCTGGCTCTGA